A genomic segment from Amycolatopsis camponoti encodes:
- a CDS encoding LacI family DNA-binding transcriptional regulator — protein sequence MNVSSVESPELRPTLADVARAAGVSTATASRVLNGFPRVRPTTRRQVESAMSALGYARQRAARAATGPTGSIALVVCEEVLRLFADPFFARIAAGAGRELTAAGLQLVLLTVPATEDYQAPVVRYLDGGHVDGALVVGMHGRRPLDLGWLGIPVVFGGRPVCAGEPGRFSYVDVDNRGGAQRATQRLIDAGRRTVATIAGPQDMTAGVDRLLGYRQAVAGAGHGDRGLVVFGDFGQASGQQATARLLDRRPHVDAIFAASDMMAVGAMRALHRAGRRVPGDVAVIGFDDLPIGLRTDPPLTTVRQPIEEMGARMTDELLAMLGGSAAPCCAVLDTELVLRASA from the coding sequence ATGAACGTGTCCTCCGTCGAGTCCCCCGAACTCCGTCCCACCCTCGCCGACGTCGCCCGGGCGGCCGGGGTGTCGACCGCCACCGCGTCCCGCGTGCTCAACGGCTTTCCGCGGGTCCGGCCGACGACGCGCAGACAGGTCGAGTCGGCGATGTCGGCGCTCGGCTACGCCCGGCAGCGAGCCGCGCGCGCGGCGACCGGGCCCACCGGCTCGATCGCGCTGGTCGTGTGCGAAGAGGTCCTGCGCCTGTTCGCCGATCCGTTCTTCGCCCGCATCGCCGCCGGTGCGGGCCGGGAGCTGACCGCGGCGGGCCTGCAGCTCGTCCTGCTCACCGTGCCCGCCACGGAGGACTACCAGGCGCCGGTGGTGCGCTACCTCGACGGCGGCCACGTCGACGGTGCGCTCGTCGTCGGGATGCACGGCCGCCGGCCGCTCGACCTGGGCTGGCTCGGCATCCCGGTGGTGTTCGGCGGCCGTCCCGTCTGCGCGGGGGAGCCCGGCCGGTTCTCCTACGTCGACGTGGACAACCGCGGTGGCGCCCAGCGGGCCACCCAGCGGCTCATCGACGCGGGCCGCCGCACCGTGGCGACCATCGCCGGGCCGCAGGACATGACCGCCGGCGTGGACCGGCTGCTCGGCTACCGGCAGGCGGTGGCGGGTGCCGGGCACGGCGACCGCGGGCTGGTGGTCTTCGGGGACTTCGGCCAGGCCTCCGGCCAGCAGGCGACGGCGCGCCTGCTGGACCGCCGGCCGCACGTCGACGCCATCTTCGCGGCCTCGGACATGATGGCGGTCGGCGCGATGCGGGCCCTGCACCGCGCCGGACGGCGGGTGCCCGGGGACGTCGCCGTCATCGGGTTCGACGACCTGCCGATCGGCCTGCGCACGGATCCGCCGCTCACCACCGTGCGCCAGCCGATCGAAGAGATGGGAGCCCGGATGACGGACGAGCTGCTCGCGATGCTCGGCGGTTCGGCCGCTCCCTGTTGCGCCGTGCTGGACACCGAGCTCGTCCTGCGCGCTTCCGCTTGA